A window of Fictibacillus halophilus contains these coding sequences:
- a CDS encoding DinB family protein, which yields MSDLKLIETYKSFLQNYSQDQLRYIPEQGVWSVGQMYDHLIVVAHEYLDRVEDCENAVDEEHQGKTEFGEYLFNIGGFPPIKIKLPEEFDAPPNNTKSKEDIIEELNELMQRIKDLDRKVEFMNPNYKMKHGGFGCLNAQEWLALVGMHFRHHLRQKYELDQKLGNVGSFV from the coding sequence ATGAGTGATCTGAAGTTGATTGAAACATACAAAAGCTTTTTACAAAACTATTCACAGGATCAACTAAGGTATATACCTGAACAAGGAGTTTGGTCGGTTGGTCAAATGTATGACCATTTGATTGTTGTAGCTCATGAATATCTCGATCGTGTAGAAGATTGTGAGAATGCTGTTGATGAGGAACACCAGGGAAAAACCGAGTTCGGAGAATATCTATTTAACATTGGTGGATTTCCTCCCATTAAAATTAAATTGCCTGAAGAATTTGATGCCCCACCGAACAATACAAAAAGTAAAGAAGACATTATAGAAGAGCTCAATGAACTAATGCAACGAATAAAAGACTTAGATAGGAAAGTAGAATTTATGAACCCCAATTATAAAATGAAGCATGGAGGCTTTGGATGTTTGAATGCACAAGAGTGGTTAGCTCTTGTCGGCATGCATTTTCGCCATCATCTACGTCAGAAGTATGAGCTCGATCAAAAACTTGGAAATGTTGGTAGCTTTGTTTAA
- a CDS encoding YkvA family protein has translation MKTFTHLKGYAQKLKKDICVLYLSYKDSRTPLFAKIVAICVVAYAFSPIDLIPDFIPILGYLDDLILVPLGISLALKLIPDRIIKENRKIAEHTKKNGKPKNWFVGILFIMIWILFAVWIGNLLLGLFS, from the coding sequence ATGAAGACTTTCACTCATTTAAAAGGCTATGCACAGAAATTAAAGAAGGATATTTGTGTTCTTTACCTTTCTTATAAAGACTCTCGAACTCCTTTATTTGCTAAAATCGTAGCCATTTGTGTGGTAGCTTATGCCTTTAGTCCAATCGATTTAATCCCAGATTTTATTCCGATTTTGGGATATCTCGATGATCTAATCCTTGTTCCGCTTGGGATTTCTCTAGCCTTAAAATTAATACCAGATCGAATCATTAAAGAGAATCGTAAAATCGCTGAACACACAAAGAAAAACGGTAAACCTAAGAATTGGTTTGTTGGTATTTTATTTATTATGATTTGGATATTGTTTGCTGTTTGGATTGGTAATCTGCTTCTTGGTTTGTTTTCATAA
- a CDS encoding GNAT family N-acetyltransferase, which yields MIKGQKVELRPVSLEDYKRIFEWRNDEETAKLIAGTGFYAYCHVSTENVEADYENDVKRIDKRETGKFSIYTKGENSQHIGGIQYSALNIISRSCTVGIGIGVKEYWSKGYGTDAMKTLIHYLFQTMNLQRIKLETWSGNVQAIRSYEKCGFVVEGRLRNDEFIDGKYYDTVVMGLLKEEFIY from the coding sequence ATGATTAAGGGACAAAAAGTAGAACTGCGGCCAGTTTCACTAGAAGATTATAAGAGGATCTTTGAATGGCGAAATGATGAGGAAACAGCTAAATTAATAGCGGGTACTGGTTTTTACGCCTATTGTCATGTTTCAACAGAAAATGTTGAAGCAGATTACGAGAATGATGTAAAAAGGATAGATAAGCGTGAAACCGGGAAATTTTCCATCTATACGAAGGGAGAAAACTCTCAACATATTGGGGGTATTCAGTATAGTGCACTGAACATCATTTCGAGAAGTTGTACGGTCGGGATTGGTATTGGTGTGAAAGAATACTGGAGCAAGGGTTATGGAACGGATGCCATGAAAACTCTCATTCACTACTTATTTCAAACGATGAATCTACAACGGATAAAACTTGAAACATGGAGTGGAAACGTGCAAGCCATTCGTTCCTATGAAAAATGTGGATTTGTAGTAGAAGGACGTTTGAGAAACGATGAGTTTATAGATGGAAAATATTATGACACCGTTGTAATGGGATTACTAAAAGAAGAATTCATATACTAA
- a CDS encoding SDR family oxidoreductase, producing the protein MKPLQGKIALVAGGTRGAGRGIAMELGAAGATVYITGRTTRKEVSEYNRPETIEETAELVNELGGIGIPVKVDHLIAEQVQALVERIENEQGRLDILVNDIWGGENLIEWSTPVWKHSLEKGLRMLRLAVDTHLITSHYALPLLIKNEGGLVIEMTDGTKEYNDNNYRVSMFYDLAKTSVIRMAKALSHELSPYQCSAVSLSPGWMRSEIMLEVFGVTEENWRDGIEKDPHFAISETPRFVGRAVAALAMDDNRHELKGQSFSSGELAKKYDFVDLDGSQPDCFRYLVEVVEAGKPANVEGYK; encoded by the coding sequence ATGAAACCTTTACAAGGAAAGATCGCACTTGTAGCTGGAGGAACACGAGGTGCTGGACGCGGGATTGCAATGGAGTTGGGAGCAGCAGGAGCAACCGTATATATTACTGGTAGAACAACACGTAAGGAAGTATCAGAATACAACCGACCAGAAACCATTGAGGAAACGGCAGAATTAGTAAACGAACTTGGTGGCATTGGAATCCCAGTTAAAGTCGATCATCTTATTGCAGAACAAGTACAAGCCTTAGTAGAGCGAATTGAAAACGAACAAGGTAGATTAGACATTCTAGTAAACGATATTTGGGGAGGAGAGAATCTCATTGAATGGAGTACACCAGTGTGGAAACATTCACTTGAAAAAGGGCTAAGAATGCTCCGTCTCGCTGTAGATACCCATCTTATAACAAGCCACTACGCGCTACCATTGTTGATTAAAAACGAAGGTGGACTCGTGATTGAAATGACAGATGGAACAAAAGAATACAATGATAACAATTATAGAGTGTCCATGTTTTACGATTTAGCCAAAACGTCTGTTATTCGGATGGCCAAAGCTTTGTCACACGAACTATCACCGTATCAATGTTCAGCGGTTTCACTATCACCAGGCTGGATGCGTTCAGAGATCATGCTTGAAGTCTTTGGTGTAACAGAAGAAAATTGGCGGGATGGCATTGAGAAAGATCCACATTTTGCAATATCCGAAACACCGCGTTTTGTTGGAAGAGCGGTGGCAGCATTAGCGATGGATGATAACCGACATGAACTAAAAGGACAATCTTTTTCTAGCGGAGAACTTGCTAAAAAGTATGACTTTGTGGATTTAGATGGTTCACAGCCTGATTGTTTCCGGTACTTAGTCGAAGTCGTCGAGGCAGGGAAACCAGCTAATGTAGAAGGATATAAATAA